The Musa acuminata AAA Group cultivar baxijiao chromosome BXJ1-3, Cavendish_Baxijiao_AAA, whole genome shotgun sequence genome window below encodes:
- the LOC135623695 gene encoding uncharacterized protein LOC135623695 — MRSEEKKKKREKKRGGRREEEEGEEKKKKKRRWLQRGLQRGAVGRGKKKRGRRGRREEEEEEEEEEEEERRIAAARLQRGGVWLWGGKGKRRRREGEEEGKERQLQQPGLQHLCFPQVETEERMCGALRMKREEEEEEEEEEDSCGKAAARRCVALGRKREEGKRRRRRRGRERGVIPLFPAEETEERVCVTPGKKGLQLRRWQLQLEEKKKRKMSRGGGRGCGRGCGRDCSSCSGERRRRKEGEGKEVAAAAVVAAAAMAGKEEEKKERKKKRKGRRGRREEEEKGPRLRRWQLQLWQGKRKRKGRRREREGEEEERKRRRGCGCGDGSCSCGWERREGKEEEEKGKERKKRGRGEGVAAAAVAAAVGREVGEEIE, encoded by the coding sequence atgaggagtgaagaaaagaagaagaagagggaaaagaagagaggaggaaggagagaggaagaagagggagaagagaagaagaagaagaagaggaggtggctgcagcgagggctgcagcgaggagctgtggggcgtgggaagaagaagagaggaagaagagggagaagagaagaagaagaagaagaagaagaagaagaagaagaagagaggaggatagctgcggcaaggctgcagcgaggaggtgtgtggctttggggaggaaaagggaagaggagaagaagagaaggagaagaagagggaaaagagaggcagctgcagcagccagggctgcagcacctctgtttcccgcaggtggaaacagaggagaggatgtgtggggcgttgaggatgaaaagggaagaagaagaagaagaagaagaagaagaagatagctgcggcaaggctgcagcgaggagatgtgtggccttggggaggaaaagggaagaggggaagaggagaagaagaagaagaggaagagaaagaggtgtgatacctctgtttcctgcagaggaaacagaggagagggtgtgtgtgacgccggggaagaaggggctgcagctgcggcgatggcagctgcagctggaagagaagaagaagaggaagatgagcaggggaggagggagaggttgcggccgtggctgcggccgtgactgcagcagttgcagcggggagagaagaagaagaaaggaaggagaagggaaagaagtagctgcggctgcggttgtggcagctgcagctatggcagggaaagaggaagagaaaaaggaaaggaagaagaagagaaagggaaggagaggaagaagagaggaagaggagaaggggccgcggctgcggcgatggcagctgcagctgtggcagggaaagagaaaaaggaaaggaagaagaagagaaagggaaggagaggaagaagagaggaagaggagaaggggctgcggctgcggtgatggcagctgcagctgtggctgggaaagaagagaaggaaaggaagaagaagagaaagggaaggagaggaagaagagaggaagaggagaaggggtggcagctgcggcagtggcagctgcagttggaagagaagtaggagaggaaatagagtag